A part of Cervus elaphus chromosome 11, mCerEla1.1, whole genome shotgun sequence genomic DNA contains:
- the LOC122703636 gene encoding uncharacterized protein LOC122703636 translates to MRHVNGTTCCVAFLQCPRGSRWCSMCQTLLPLYGGTLWGRFTAPGALLLRLDLARNVDGEDHPGWQLSRARDRPHEVSSAAKTSCSPHPPPNPIGSPGASLGTGGCAAPVVQLPDAISRLRPGNVWARRVERAPQGRRREEPRWPAQRRAPPPWTSSGISRAGLLCVPSCVAGTGLALPGAAAGLRPHSWCPQVTRNKSRVGTCEPACAVWGGGVRVMRVQEAWARPRRGRPCFSIAPALPHHSGEGGGDQPPAVPPSPHLPAQQWQEPCALSPAPWLCCRPSGCPGLSPLTWSDPASPVADMGPQRVLRPQGPCLPGGGCSP, encoded by the coding sequence ATGCGTCACGTAAACGGaaccacatgctgtgtggccttTTTGCAGTGTCCTCGGGGTTCACGCTGGTGCAGCATGTGTCAGACTCTTCTCCCTTTATATGGTGGAACGTTGTGGGGCAGGTTCACAGCCCCTGGAGCTCTCCTGCTGAGACTGGACCTGGCCCGGAACGTGGACGGGGAGGACCACCCAGGTTGGCAGCTTTCACGAGCACGGGATCGTCCTCACGAAGTGTCTTCGGCCGCAAAGACGAGTTGCTCTCCACACCCACCGCCGAATCCGATCGGTTCACCTGGGGCCTCGCTGGGCACCGGCGGGTGTGCAGCTCCGGTGGTCCAACTGCCCGACGCCATCTCCAGGCTGCGTCCCGGAAACGTGTGGGCTCGGAGAGTAGAGCGCGCACCCCAGGGCAGGAGGCGTGAGGAGCCTCGATGGCCTGCTCAGCGGCGGGCACCTCCTCCCTGGACCTCCTCCGGCATTTCCAGGGCCGGGCTCTTGTGTGTCCCTTCCTGTGTGGCGGGCACTGGGCTGGCCCTGCCTGGGGCTGCCGCGGGCCTCAGACCTCACAGCTGGTGCCCCCAAGTTACCAGGAACAAGAGCCGTGTGGGCACGTGTGAGCCTGCATGTGctgtgtgggggggtggtgtgCGTGTGATGCgtgtgcaggaggcctgggcaaGGCCGAGGAGGGGGAGGCCGTGTTTCAGCATcgccccagccctcccccaccacagcggggaagggggtggggatcAGCCGCCCGCGGTCCCGCCCTCTCCACACCTGCCGGCCCAGCAGTGGCAGGAGCCCTGTGCCCTCTCCCCGGCCCCATGGTTGTGCTGCCGTCCCTCTGGCTGCCCTGGCCTGTCCCCCCTCACGTGGTCAGACCCAGCAAGCCCAGTCGCAGACATGGGGCCTCAAAGGGTCCTGAGACCTCAAGGGCCCTGTCTCCCTGGTGGGGGCTGCTCTCCCTGA
- the LCN12 gene encoding epididymal-specific lipocalin-12 isoform X1, whose product MGPWLALWVLLYLPRSLQGQSPHTPAAPGSVLQSFEDSKFQGEWFVLGLAGNTHTVADRSLLSPFTATFTLNKNHRLEVAYAMIRGQRCVTWSYKLISKSQPGMFSVDHSGEPGADPEEIQVTDTDYASFALLLSRRQSDLQSILRVSLLCRIWAIQTQLLDKFICLVRAQGLSDDNIVFPDLTDWSVLPEKC is encoded by the exons ATGGGCCCATGGTTGGCCCTGTGGGTGCTGCTCTACCTGCCAAGATCCCTCCAGGGCCAGAGCCCACACACCCCGGCAGCCCCCGGCTCCGTTCTGCAGAGTTTCGAGGACAGCAag TTCCAGGGGGAGTGGTTTGTCCTCGGCCTGGCGGGCAACACCCACACGGTAGCAGACAGGTCTCTGCTGAGCCCTTTCACGGCGACATTCACGCTAAATAAAAACCACCGCTTGGAAGTGGCATACGCCATGATTCG ggGCCAGCGCTGTGTCACCTGGTCATACAAGCTTATTTCGAAGTCCCAGCCTGGGATGTTCTCGGTTGATCACAGtggag AGCCCGGGGCGGACCCTGAGGAGATCCAGGTGACCGACACGGACTACGCGTCCTTTGCCCTCCTGCTCTCCAGGAGGCAGTCGGACCTGCAGAGCATCCTCAGGGTCAGCCTGCTGT GCAGAATATGGGCCATTCAGACCCAGCTGCTGGACAAGTTCATCTGCCTGGTCCGAGCTCAGGGCCTCTCAGATGACAACATTGTCTTCCCGGACCTGACAG ACTGGTCAGTCCTGCCCGAGAAATGCTGA
- the LCN12 gene encoding epididymal-specific lipocalin-12 isoform X2, whose amino-acid sequence MGPWLALWVLLYLPRSLQGQSPHTPAAPGSVLQSFEDSKFQGEWFVLGLAGNTHTVADRSLLSPFTATFTLNKNHRLEVAYAMIRGQRCVTWSYKLISKSQPGMFSVDHSGEPGADPEEIQVTDTDYASFALLLSRRQSDLQSILRAEYGPFRPSCWTSSSAWSELRASQMTTLSSRT is encoded by the exons ATGGGCCCATGGTTGGCCCTGTGGGTGCTGCTCTACCTGCCAAGATCCCTCCAGGGCCAGAGCCCACACACCCCGGCAGCCCCCGGCTCCGTTCTGCAGAGTTTCGAGGACAGCAag TTCCAGGGGGAGTGGTTTGTCCTCGGCCTGGCGGGCAACACCCACACGGTAGCAGACAGGTCTCTGCTGAGCCCTTTCACGGCGACATTCACGCTAAATAAAAACCACCGCTTGGAAGTGGCATACGCCATGATTCG ggGCCAGCGCTGTGTCACCTGGTCATACAAGCTTATTTCGAAGTCCCAGCCTGGGATGTTCTCGGTTGATCACAGtggag AGCCCGGGGCGGACCCTGAGGAGATCCAGGTGACCGACACGGACTACGCGTCCTTTGCCCTCCTGCTCTCCAGGAGGCAGTCGGACCTGCAGAGCATCCTCAGG GCAGAATATGGGCCATTCAGACCCAGCTGCTGGACAAGTTCATCTGCCTGGTCCGAGCTCAGGGCCTCTCAGATGACAACATTGTCTTCCCGGACCTGA